Proteins from a genomic interval of Papaver somniferum cultivar HN1 chromosome 4, ASM357369v1, whole genome shotgun sequence:
- the LOC113276387 gene encoding DEAD-box ATP-dependent RNA helicase 22-like isoform X2 — translation MRMMMIYRQSSILHSCSRLSAYTSSSSSSSFLSPIKPSSVQSLIWLKPSRRRIRAYATSSLASVEDVDVKRRNDNSTSFFADDSISWTSLGVSEQLSNALHSIGLQKPSLIQAACIPSIHSGNDVVVAAETGSGKTHGYLVPLINNLLKSDSSDDDSVSGTSDLNHGAPRFGKFSLVLCPNVMLCEQVTKMANSLVGDSGEALLRVAAVCGRQGWPVAPLDIIVSTPAALLNYLFAIDPDRRRRTDFVRGLKYVVFDETDMLLCGSFQNQVIRLIHMFRFEEKVLSRAKSAQISNSAELNAESLSLPEYDDEAEDEELKAAFDSKEDEGTEDEDEEEEDAEVGGADVEVAESSGILRVSKEIGAGSSRTRDWRRARKIYERSKQYIFVAATLPANGKQMAGGVLKRLFPDASWVSGNYLHCNNPRLEQRWIQVTVDTQVDELINAVKQGMQHDNGISRTMVFANTVEAVESVAKILLRVGVECFFYHSSCSLEVRTKNLTDFQEKGGVLVCTDAAARGLDIPNISHVIQAEFASSAVDFLHRIGRTARAGEAGLVTSLYTRSNRDLVDALRQAGKTGQPVEKAFSRKRGFRNKLKKQGLRRLDDASSVQNNRAVLA, via the exons ATGAGAATGATGATGATATATCGTCAATCTTCAATCCTTCATAGTTGTAGTAGACTGTCAGcatatacttcttcttcttcttcatcatcatttctcTCACCTATCAAACCATCTTCGGTTCAATCCCTAATTTGGTTAAAACCCTCTCGCAGACGCATTAGAGCTTATGCAACATCTTCATTAGCTTCAGTTGAAGACGTAGACGTGAAGAGGAGAAATGATAACAGTACTagtttctttgctgatgattcaATTTCATGGACTTCTCTTGGTGTTTCTGAACAACTTTCTAATGCCTTACACAGCATTGGTCTTCAAAAGCCCTCTTTAATTCAG GCTGCTTGTATACCATCAATACATTCAGGAAATGATGTAGTTGTTGCAGCTGAAACTGGTAGTGGCAAGACACATGGGTATTTAGTCCCGTTGATTAATAACTTACTCAAGTCTGATTCCTCTGATGATGATTCGGTGTCGGGTACTAGTGATTTGAATCATGGAGCTCCTCGGTTTGGTAAATTTTCCCTTGTTCTGTGTCCTAATGTGATGTTGTGTGAACAAGTAACGAAGATGGCAAATAGTTTGGTTGGTGATTCCGGCGAAGCCCTATTAAGAGTTGCAGCTGTGTGCGGGCGACAG GGATGGCCAGTTGCTCCCCTGGATATTATTGTATCAACGCCGGCTGCTCTTTTAAATTATCTTTTTGCGATTGATCCTGATAGGCGACGTCGTACTGATTTTGTTCGTGGGCTGAAATATGTG GTGTTTGATGAAACAGATATGTTGCTTTGTGGAAGTTTTCAGAATCAGGTTATCCGGCTAATACATATGTTTCGGTTTGAGGAGAAGGTATTGTCGAGGGCGAAAAGTGCTCAAATATCAAATTCGGCAGAATTGAATGCTGAATCTTTATCACTTCCTGAGTATGACGATGAGGCTGAGGACGAGGAATTGAAAGCAGCATTCGATTCTAAAGAGGATGAAGGCACTGaggatgaagacgaggaggaggAAGATGCTGAAGTTGGAGGTGCTGACGTTGAAGTTGCTGAGAGCAGTGGTATCCTTAGGGTCTCGAAGGAAATTGGAGCGGGGTCGAGCAGAACAAGAGACTGGAGAAGGGCTAGAAAGATTTATGAGCGCAGCAAGCAATACATATTTGTTGCAGCTACCCTTCCTGCAAATGGCAAGCAGATGGCTGGTGGAGTATTGAAGCGTTTATTTCCGGATGCCAGTTGGGTTAGTGGAAATTATCTACATTGTAACAACCCCAG ACTGGAGCAGAGGTGGATTCAAGTTACAGTTGATACTCAAGTAGATGAGCTCATAAATGCTGTTAAGCAAGGTATGCAGCATGACAATGGGATTAGTCGGACTATGGTGTTCGCAAATACTGTTGAAGCTGTGGAGTCAGTGGCTAAGATATTGTTGAGAGTTGGTGTTGAATGCTTTTTTTACCACAGTAGCTGCTCTTTAGAAGTACGTACTAAGAATCTGACTGATTTCCAAGAAAAAGGTGGTGTTCTTGTGTGTACTGATGCTGCTGCACGCGGTCTAGACATCCCAAATATTTCACATGTTATCCAG GCGGAGTTTGCGTCATCTGCTGTAGATTTCTTGCATAGAATTGGCCGTACAGCAAGGGCAGGGGAAGCTGGACTTGTCACAAGCTTGTACACGAGATCCAACAGGGATCTTGTTGATGCACTGCGTCAAGCAGGGAAAACAGGTCAACCTGTG GAAAAAGCATTTAGCAGGAAGAGAGGTTTCCGAAATAAGCTGAAAAAACAAG GTTTAAGGAGATTGGATGATGCATCATCTGTTCAAAACAACCGGGCCGTTCTTGCATAA
- the LOC113276387 gene encoding DEAD-box ATP-dependent RNA helicase 22-like isoform X1: protein MRMMMIYRQSSILHSCSRLSAYTSSSSSSSFLSPIKPSSVQSLIWLKPSRRRIRAYATSSLASVEDVDVKRRNDNSTSFFADDSISWTSLGVSEQLSNALHSIGLQKPSLIQAACIPSIHSGNDVVVAAETGSGKTHGYLVPLINNLLKSDSSDDDSVSGTSDLNHGAPRFGKFSLVLCPNVMLCEQVTKMANSLVGDSGEALLRVAAVCGRQGWPVAPLDIIVSTPAALLNYLFAIDPDRRRRTDFVRGLKYVVFDETDMLLCGSFQNQVIRLIHMFRFEEKVLSRAKSAQISNSAELNAESLSLPEYDDEAEDEELKAAFDSKEDEGTEDEDEEEEDAEVGGADVEVAESSGILRVSKEIGAGSSRTRDWRRARKIYERSKQYIFVAATLPANGKQMAGGVLKRLFPDASWVSGNYLHCNNPRLEQRWIQVTVDTQVDELINAVKQGMQHDNGISRTMVFANTVEAVESVAKILLRVGVECFFYHSSCSLEVRTKNLTDFQEKGGVLVCTDAAARGLDIPNISHVIQAEFASSAVDFLHRIGRTARAGEAGLVTSLYTRSNRDLVDALRQAGKTGQPVEKAFSRKRGFRNKLKKQAGLRRLDDASSVQNNRAVLA from the exons ATGAGAATGATGATGATATATCGTCAATCTTCAATCCTTCATAGTTGTAGTAGACTGTCAGcatatacttcttcttcttcttcatcatcatttctcTCACCTATCAAACCATCTTCGGTTCAATCCCTAATTTGGTTAAAACCCTCTCGCAGACGCATTAGAGCTTATGCAACATCTTCATTAGCTTCAGTTGAAGACGTAGACGTGAAGAGGAGAAATGATAACAGTACTagtttctttgctgatgattcaATTTCATGGACTTCTCTTGGTGTTTCTGAACAACTTTCTAATGCCTTACACAGCATTGGTCTTCAAAAGCCCTCTTTAATTCAG GCTGCTTGTATACCATCAATACATTCAGGAAATGATGTAGTTGTTGCAGCTGAAACTGGTAGTGGCAAGACACATGGGTATTTAGTCCCGTTGATTAATAACTTACTCAAGTCTGATTCCTCTGATGATGATTCGGTGTCGGGTACTAGTGATTTGAATCATGGAGCTCCTCGGTTTGGTAAATTTTCCCTTGTTCTGTGTCCTAATGTGATGTTGTGTGAACAAGTAACGAAGATGGCAAATAGTTTGGTTGGTGATTCCGGCGAAGCCCTATTAAGAGTTGCAGCTGTGTGCGGGCGACAG GGATGGCCAGTTGCTCCCCTGGATATTATTGTATCAACGCCGGCTGCTCTTTTAAATTATCTTTTTGCGATTGATCCTGATAGGCGACGTCGTACTGATTTTGTTCGTGGGCTGAAATATGTG GTGTTTGATGAAACAGATATGTTGCTTTGTGGAAGTTTTCAGAATCAGGTTATCCGGCTAATACATATGTTTCGGTTTGAGGAGAAGGTATTGTCGAGGGCGAAAAGTGCTCAAATATCAAATTCGGCAGAATTGAATGCTGAATCTTTATCACTTCCTGAGTATGACGATGAGGCTGAGGACGAGGAATTGAAAGCAGCATTCGATTCTAAAGAGGATGAAGGCACTGaggatgaagacgaggaggaggAAGATGCTGAAGTTGGAGGTGCTGACGTTGAAGTTGCTGAGAGCAGTGGTATCCTTAGGGTCTCGAAGGAAATTGGAGCGGGGTCGAGCAGAACAAGAGACTGGAGAAGGGCTAGAAAGATTTATGAGCGCAGCAAGCAATACATATTTGTTGCAGCTACCCTTCCTGCAAATGGCAAGCAGATGGCTGGTGGAGTATTGAAGCGTTTATTTCCGGATGCCAGTTGGGTTAGTGGAAATTATCTACATTGTAACAACCCCAG ACTGGAGCAGAGGTGGATTCAAGTTACAGTTGATACTCAAGTAGATGAGCTCATAAATGCTGTTAAGCAAGGTATGCAGCATGACAATGGGATTAGTCGGACTATGGTGTTCGCAAATACTGTTGAAGCTGTGGAGTCAGTGGCTAAGATATTGTTGAGAGTTGGTGTTGAATGCTTTTTTTACCACAGTAGCTGCTCTTTAGAAGTACGTACTAAGAATCTGACTGATTTCCAAGAAAAAGGTGGTGTTCTTGTGTGTACTGATGCTGCTGCACGCGGTCTAGACATCCCAAATATTTCACATGTTATCCAG GCGGAGTTTGCGTCATCTGCTGTAGATTTCTTGCATAGAATTGGCCGTACAGCAAGGGCAGGGGAAGCTGGACTTGTCACAAGCTTGTACACGAGATCCAACAGGGATCTTGTTGATGCACTGCGTCAAGCAGGGAAAACAGGTCAACCTGTG GAAAAAGCATTTAGCAGGAAGAGAGGTTTCCGAAATAAGCTGAAAAAACAAG CAGGTTTAAGGAGATTGGATGATGCATCATCTGTTCAAAACAACCGGGCCGTTCTTGCATAA